In Anabrus simplex isolate iqAnaSimp1 chromosome 4, ASM4041472v1, whole genome shotgun sequence, a single genomic region encodes these proteins:
- the LOC136872645 gene encoding uncharacterized protein — translation MEIRRVLLLLTFLVVVCTGYCPKAHEAEKKIIPIGGGQSYSDDERIDLELDGGGYVPVCAVGMYGNYVKYRTFNNIYEMEAYNSQGNYDFKVISDGPCEVNPHRKPGGYSKFGVPSHRLSALIASDSSAL, via the exons CATTTCTGGTGGTGGTATGTACAGGATACTGCCCCAAAGCTCATGAAGCGGAAAAGAAAATTATCCCTATTGGCGGTGGACAGAGTTATTCAGACGACGAAAGGATCGATCTTGAACTTGACGGTGGTGGTTACGTCCCTGTTTGTGCGGTGGGAATGTATGGGAACTACGTGAAATACAGAACTTTCAACAACATATATGAAATGGAAGCCTACAACTCTCAAGGAAATTACG ATTTCAAAGTGATCAGTGATGGCCCCTGCGAAGTCAACCCTCATCGCAAACCGGGAGGATATTCAAAATTTGGAGTTCCAAGCCACCGGCTGAGCGCTTTGATTGCGTCGGATTCATCTGCACTATAG